A part of Paraliobacillus zengyii genomic DNA contains:
- a CDS encoding peptidoglycan recognition protein family protein: MVNIIKQLVPSSIVNKRSYGYGNPVNYITVHQTGNANKGADAEAHANIQSKLNPREASWHYSVDDKESYQSFEDEVKCWAATDGQGPGNTQSVHVEICINSDGDYEKAVKNGAELVKHLLDKHNLSLNDVKQHHDWYNKNCPAQLRAGKDGITWGDFLNMVEGEKTAEVSKTQVKSATTTKSSTKANLDVDGIPGEETIEALQVYLGTTADSYISDQVHNQATDAFASGINFGNGKKGSLVVKALQKLIGATQDGLLGPNTVGMLQKYLGTPYDKVISDPSAMVKELQRRLNKGNL, translated from the coding sequence TCATAAAACAATTAGTTCCATCTAGTATTGTAAACAAAAGATCATATGGTTACGGAAATCCAGTAAACTATATAACGGTTCATCAAACAGGCAATGCGAATAAAGGAGCCGATGCGGAAGCACACGCTAACATACAGTCTAAGCTTAATCCTAGAGAAGCTAGTTGGCACTATTCAGTTGACGACAAAGAATCTTATCAATCATTTGAAGATGAAGTTAAATGTTGGGCGGCAACTGATGGCCAAGGTCCAGGTAATACGCAATCCGTACACGTAGAAATATGTATTAATAGCGATGGTGACTATGAAAAAGCTGTTAAAAATGGTGCGGAGTTAGTAAAACATTTATTGGACAAACATAACTTATCACTCAATGACGTTAAACAACATCATGATTGGTACAATAAAAATTGTCCAGCACAATTACGAGCTGGTAAAGACGGTATTACGTGGGGCGACTTCTTGAATATGGTTGAGGGCGAAAAAACTGCAGAAGTGTCAAAAACGCAGGTTAAGTCAGCTACTACAACTAAGTCCAGTACAAAAGCAAATCTAGATGTTGATGGCATACCAGGTGAAGAAACAATCGAAGCGTTGCAAGTGTATTTAGGCACAACAGCAGATAGTTATATTAGCGATCAAGTACACAACCAAGCTACTGATGCATTTGCTAGTGGTATTAACTTTGGTAACGGAAAAAAAGGAAGTCTAGTTGTAAAAGCATTACAAAAATTAATCGGAGCAACACAAGACGGATTGTTAGGACCTAATACAGTTGGTATGCTGCAAAAGTATTTAGGTACACCATATGATAAAGTTATCAGTGATCCGTCGGCTATGGTTAAAGAGTTACAACGTAGACTTAATAAAGGTAATCTATAA